The Faecalibacterium prausnitzii genome includes a window with the following:
- a CDS encoding helix-turn-helix domain-containing protein: MAQEYLPAPSNVRLADLMKEHNISQPELAKEIGCSKSTISRFISGAKGTLTHEQVLRIARLFNVSTDFLLGETNIPDRKNYDIAELGLSVEAAKNLYTGRVNAEVVNLLLENARFAELTYRISQYFDDTFASGIAAQNAMLTTLSTLLRTKVKTPEAAKAAKDISLRRKPVYQGDLDDIEMYFMAAVKEIKKGIGSHYAEQEAMSKKVAEKMFNELTKGQDVQHPTITAEQLTDAMLDSVSGMEGATPEALEQLRSGLLGILQSAAEQENAHEADE; encoded by the coding sequence ATGGCACAGGAATATCTGCCCGCACCATCCAACGTCCGTCTTGCGGACTTGATGAAAGAGCACAACATAAGCCAACCGGAGCTTGCCAAGGAAATCGGCTGCTCCAAGAGTACCATCAGCCGCTTTATCAGCGGTGCAAAGGGAACCCTGACCCATGAGCAGGTGCTGAGGATTGCAAGGCTGTTCAACGTGTCCACGGATTTTCTGCTGGGAGAAACCAACATCCCCGACCGCAAGAACTACGACATTGCTGAACTTGGCTTGTCCGTAGAAGCCGCAAAGAACCTCTACACAGGGCGCGTCAATGCAGAGGTAGTCAACCTGCTGCTGGAAAACGCCCGCTTTGCAGAGCTTACTTACCGCATATCGCAGTATTTTGATGACACCTTTGCGTCCGGCATCGCAGCACAGAATGCCATGCTCACGACATTGAGCACCCTGCTGCGCACAAAGGTCAAGACCCCGGAAGCAGCCAAAGCCGCAAAGGACATCAGCCTTCGGAGAAAGCCAGTGTATCAAGGCGACCTTGATGACATTGAAATGTACTTCATGGCGGCGGTCAAGGAAATCAAAAAGGGTATCGGGAGCCATTACGCCGAACAGGAAGCCATGAGCAAGAAAGTGGCCGAGAAGATGTTCAATGAACTGACCAAGGGGCAGGATGTGCAGCACCCAACGATCACGGCAGAGCAGTTGACAGATGCAATGTTGGACAGCGTTTCGGGTATGGAAGGAGCTACGCCGGAAGCACTGGAACAGCTGCGAAGCGGTCTGCTGGGAATCTTGCAGTCTGCCGCAGAGCAGGAAAACGCCCATGAAGCAGACGAATGA
- a CDS encoding glycoside hydrolase family 3 N-terminal domain-containing protein, which translates to MLSINLDDVMQVLTNVRGYLIAFGVVALLAIVVMIAVRKLPKAKKKMIRAQAGLAILLALTIVVNLICTGPMSTMLDLVSGSGTITEETSAKATELVNEITADGVVLAKDEDGILPVASGSKLNVFGWASTNPCYGGTGSGALNTAYPVTDLLTGLHDAGIETNEELSKFYTDYKADRPSVGMVAQDWTLPEPNVSLYTDEMMENAKAFSDTAMVVITRVGGEGADLPTDMASVVDGSWIRRVAQAYGSERGTAYYNGTYDDSLNEGNDWDKGDHFLQLSNREEDLLDLVTANFDNVILVYNGANAFQMDFLKDYPQIKGVLLCPGTGQSGFEGFGKVVSGEVNPSGRTVDTYVSNLKNAPWWNNFGDFKYTNTEELNSDSSFFDPEGTTPSFVNYVEGIYVGYKFYETAADEGLINYDDEVVFPFGYGLSYTSFTKEMSGITNDGTNLNFTVTVTNTGSVAGKDVVEIYSNPPYTNGGIEKSSANLLDFAKTSELAPGESQTIEFSIPVEDLASYDYQTNGCYVLEAGDYVISANDDSHNVADSQTYTVASDIVYNESNKRGSDAVAATNEFDFAEGEITYLSRADGFANYAEATAAPATYEMTDEQKAAFDNAHTYTEAGYQNDDDANAADITTGAKNGLKLVDLRGVDYNDAKWDQLLDQMTIDEMQQTIGFGGYQTAAVSSIEKVRTNDCDGPASINNNFTGVGSVGFPAATLIGMTWDKDLAYAFGDSIGEMANEMDTSGWYGPAMNIHRTAFAGRNFEYYSEDGVLSGRMASNAILGAQEHGVYAYMKHFALNDQEGNRTSMAATWSNEQAIREIYLKPFEISVKDADCHAVMSSFNYIGTRWAGGCKELLKNVLRGEWGFVGFVETDYFGVYGYMTADQGVRNGSDLMLCTTGNDFNTVTVLTNSSKQALREASKNILYTVVNSRAYAAENLNPGMAKWEIIMIGADVLVALLIVALEIKTFKSYKKRKEEEEENA; encoded by the coding sequence ATGCTGTCCATTAACCTGGATGACGTGATGCAGGTGCTGACGAACGTTCGCGGCTACCTCATCGCGTTTGGTGTGGTTGCGCTGCTGGCGATCGTTGTGATGATCGCTGTGCGCAAGCTGCCCAAAGCAAAGAAGAAGATGATCCGTGCACAAGCTGGCCTGGCCATTCTGCTGGCGCTGACCATCGTTGTGAACCTGATCTGCACCGGCCCCATGTCCACCATGCTGGACCTGGTCTCCGGCAGCGGCACCATCACCGAGGAGACCTCTGCAAAGGCCACGGAGCTGGTCAATGAGATCACCGCAGACGGTGTCGTTCTGGCAAAGGACGAAGACGGCATCCTGCCGGTGGCTTCCGGCTCCAAGCTGAACGTCTTTGGCTGGGCTTCCACCAACCCCTGCTACGGCGGCACCGGTTCCGGTGCGCTGAACACCGCTTACCCCGTCACCGATCTGCTGACCGGCCTGCACGATGCCGGCATCGAGACCAACGAGGAACTGAGCAAGTTCTACACCGACTACAAGGCAGACCGCCCCAGCGTTGGCATGGTGGCGCAGGACTGGACCCTGCCCGAACCCAACGTCAGCCTGTACACCGATGAGATGATGGAGAATGCAAAAGCATTCTCGGATACCGCAATGGTCGTCATCACCCGTGTCGGCGGCGAGGGCGCAGACCTGCCCACCGATATGGCTTCCGTCGTGGACGGCAGCTGGATCCGCCGCGTGGCACAGGCTTACGGCTCTGAGCGCGGCACAGCTTACTACAACGGCACCTACGACGACTCTCTGAACGAGGGCAACGACTGGGACAAGGGCGACCACTTCCTGCAGCTGTCCAACCGTGAGGAAGACCTGCTCGACCTGGTCACCGCAAACTTCGACAACGTCATTCTGGTCTACAACGGCGCCAACGCCTTCCAGATGGACTTCCTGAAGGATTACCCCCAGATCAAGGGCGTCCTGCTCTGCCCCGGCACCGGCCAGTCCGGCTTTGAGGGCTTTGGCAAGGTCGTTTCCGGCGAGGTCAACCCCTCCGGCCGTACCGTGGATACCTATGTTTCCAACCTGAAGAATGCGCCCTGGTGGAACAACTTCGGCGACTTCAAGTACACCAACACCGAGGAGCTGAATTCCGATTCCAGCTTCTTTGACCCGGAAGGCACCACCCCGTCCTTCGTCAACTATGTGGAAGGCATCTACGTCGGCTACAAGTTCTATGAGACGGCTGCGGACGAGGGCCTCATCAACTACGACGACGAGGTCGTCTTCCCCTTCGGCTACGGCCTGAGCTACACCTCCTTCACCAAGGAGATGAGCGGCATCACCAACGACGGCACCAACCTGAACTTCACCGTGACCGTCACCAACACCGGCTCCGTTGCGGGCAAGGATGTCGTGGAGATCTACAGCAATCCTCCGTACACCAACGGCGGCATCGAGAAGTCTTCCGCAAACCTGCTGGACTTCGCCAAGACCAGTGAGCTGGCTCCCGGCGAGTCTCAGACCATTGAGTTCTCCATCCCGGTGGAGGACCTGGCTTCCTATGATTACCAGACCAACGGCTGCTATGTGCTGGAAGCTGGCGACTATGTCATCAGCGCGAACGACGACTCGCACAACGTCGCCGATTCCCAGACCTACACCGTTGCATCCGACATCGTCTACAACGAGTCCAACAAGCGCGGCAGCGATGCTGTGGCTGCGACCAACGAGTTCGATTTCGCAGAAGGCGAGATCACCTATCTGTCCCGCGCCGACGGCTTTGCAAACTATGCCGAGGCGACTGCTGCTCCCGCCACCTATGAGATGACCGACGAGCAGAAGGCTGCTTTCGACAACGCCCATACGTACACCGAGGCTGGCTATCAGAACGATGACGACGCCAACGCCGCCGACATCACCACCGGTGCCAAGAACGGCCTGAAGCTGGTCGACCTGCGCGGCGTGGATTACAACGACGCGAAGTGGGATCAGCTGCTCGACCAGATGACCATCGACGAGATGCAGCAGACCATCGGCTTCGGCGGCTACCAGACCGCTGCGGTCTCCAGCATCGAGAAGGTCCGCACCAATGACTGCGACGGCCCGGCTTCCATCAACAACAACTTCACCGGTGTCGGTTCCGTCGGCTTCCCGGCTGCGACCCTCATCGGCATGACCTGGGACAAGGATCTGGCCTACGCCTTCGGCGACAGCATCGGCGAGATGGCCAATGAGATGGACACCTCCGGCTGGTACGGCCCGGCTATGAACATCCACCGCACTGCATTCGCAGGCCGTAACTTCGAGTACTACTCGGAGGATGGCGTCCTGTCCGGCCGGATGGCTTCCAATGCAATCCTGGGCGCACAGGAGCACGGTGTGTATGCTTACATGAAGCACTTCGCTCTGAACGATCAGGAAGGCAACCGTACTTCCATGGCGGCGACCTGGTCCAACGAGCAGGCCATCCGTGAGATCTACCTCAAGCCCTTCGAGATCTCCGTCAAGGATGCAGACTGCCACGCGGTCATGTCTTCCTTCAACTACATCGGCACCCGCTGGGCTGGCGGCTGCAAGGAGCTGCTGAAGAATGTCCTGCGCGGCGAGTGGGGCTTCGTGGGCTTCGTCGAGACCGACTACTTCGGCGTCTACGGCTACATGACTGCGGACCAGGGCGTCCGCAACGGCAGCGACCTGATGCTCTGCACCACCGGCAACGACTTCAACACCGTGACCGTGCTGACCAACAGCAGCAAGCAGGCCCTGCGCGAGGCTTCCAAGAACATCCTCTATACCGTGGTCAACAGCCGCGCTTATGCTGCGGAGAACCTGAACCCCGGTATGGCAAAGTGGGAGATCATCATGATCGGCGCTGACGTGCTCGTTGCACTGCTGATCGT
- a CDS encoding LytR/AlgR family response regulator transcription factor, translating into MIRVAIVEDEAEIREQLMGYVQRYTRQYGTAFEVKTFADGLEILEDYRPAYDLILLDIEMKHLDGMETARRIRELDPDVMLVFITNMAQYAIKGYAVGALDYVLKPVPYFAFSQQLQKVEAQLRRRTRHYLAVPVEGGLRRLDTSRIYYIESEGHRVHFYTEEGDFAAPGALKALEEKLADRPFARCNSGYLVNLAQVQAVQQNTVEVGPYELQVSRPKRKSFLAALTDYIGGDGL; encoded by the coding sequence ATGATACGGGTAGCCATCGTGGAGGATGAAGCGGAGATCCGGGAGCAGCTGATGGGATACGTTCAGCGGTACACCCGGCAATACGGGACCGCGTTTGAGGTGAAGACCTTTGCGGACGGATTGGAGATCCTGGAGGATTACCGCCCGGCCTATGACCTGATCCTTCTGGATATCGAGATGAAGCATCTGGACGGCATGGAGACGGCCCGGCGCATCCGGGAACTGGACCCGGATGTGATGCTCGTGTTCATCACCAACATGGCGCAGTATGCCATCAAGGGCTATGCGGTGGGGGCGCTGGATTACGTCCTCAAGCCGGTGCCGTACTTTGCGTTTTCGCAGCAACTGCAAAAGGTAGAGGCACAGCTGCGCCGCCGCACCCGGCACTATCTGGCGGTGCCGGTGGAGGGCGGCCTGCGGCGGCTGGATACCTCGCGCATTTATTACATCGAAAGTGAAGGCCATCGGGTACATTTCTACACCGAGGAGGGCGATTTTGCGGCCCCCGGCGCGCTCAAGGCGCTGGAAGAAAAACTGGCCGACCGGCCCTTTGCCCGCTGCAACAGCGGGTATCTGGTCAATCTGGCCCAGGTGCAGGCTGTGCAGCAGAACACGGTGGAGGTGGGGCCTTATGAATTGCAGGTCAGCCGCCCCAAGCGGAAGAGCTTTCTGGCAGCCCTGACCGACTACATCGGGGGTGACGGTCTGTGA
- a CDS encoding DUF6061 family protein → MNKLLSCHYNMDTNRVEAQFADGSAVAIDCIAIEDEYGNTPAQRAELDWLLYNKPLEYAQLMLSGEIEHYLSLGCDHGRLED, encoded by the coding sequence ATGAACAAACTGCTTTCTTGCCACTACAATATGGACACCAACCGGGTGGAAGCCCAGTTTGCGGACGGCTCTGCTGTTGCCATCGACTGCATTGCCATTGAGGACGAGTACGGCAACACCCCGGCACAGCGGGCAGAACTGGACTGGCTGCTCTACAATAAGCCATTGGAGTACGCCCAGCTTATGCTGAGTGGTGAGATTGAACACTACCTTTCACTTGGCTGCGACCATGGCAGACTGGAAGATTGA
- the xerC gene encoding tyrosine recombinase XerC has product MAYITKRGNSYSVRYTYEDEHGKSCDKWESFPTKEEATNRKKQIEHELAAGTFLIPSSVTVAEFLMDWLPKQCSKHKWAPKTYESNLSTIQNLIIPYIGSMEMQKLKPYHMENLYTTLSKTPCGSYIEGKKQELTEKQKQRFLSGTTIHEVHRLLGTAFQYAVEWGILVKSPVPVDSPKKSTQERTIWTVEEMRAALDSMEDPILHLAVHLTLVGALREGEIVGLTPEDLDFDAADGIGTFRINKSMQRVRKEALNQVDDGCIIKVFPDKLERSTTSLILKSTKTASSCRTIFMTSALKEELKKWLNQLATDERKDPTRYHDSGMLFRLPNGLAVEPVLIRKKFLKWQDAHPEFPRIVFHGLRHSSATYQLMISGGDVKAVQGTTGHATADMLVNTYAHIQQSSRVELGKKFEEGFYAKSESPSPQAVPAAGEPTISMTALLELLKNADPEVKAQLRLALLT; this is encoded by the coding sequence ATGGCATATATTACGAAGCGCGGCAACTCTTACAGCGTCCGCTACACCTACGAAGATGAACACGGCAAGAGCTGCGACAAATGGGAAAGTTTTCCTACAAAAGAGGAGGCAACGAACCGAAAGAAGCAGATCGAACATGAACTGGCAGCTGGCACATTCCTGATTCCGTCCTCGGTGACGGTGGCAGAGTTCCTCATGGATTGGCTGCCCAAGCAGTGCAGCAAGCACAAGTGGGCCCCCAAAACCTACGAATCCAATCTTTCCACCATCCAGAATCTGATTATCCCCTATATCGGCAGCATGGAGATGCAGAAACTCAAGCCCTACCACATGGAAAACCTCTATACGACCCTGAGCAAAACGCCCTGCGGTTCGTATATCGAGGGAAAGAAGCAGGAATTGACCGAAAAGCAGAAGCAGCGATTCCTTTCCGGCACGACGATCCATGAGGTGCATCGGCTGCTGGGCACAGCGTTCCAGTACGCCGTGGAATGGGGCATTCTTGTCAAAAGTCCTGTTCCTGTGGACAGCCCCAAGAAGTCCACGCAGGAGCGCACCATCTGGACGGTAGAGGAAATGCGGGCGGCTCTGGACAGCATGGAGGACCCCATCCTGCATCTGGCAGTCCATCTCACACTGGTGGGCGCGCTGCGAGAAGGCGAGATCGTTGGTCTGACCCCAGAAGATCTTGATTTTGACGCAGCAGATGGTATCGGAACCTTCCGTATCAACAAATCCATGCAGCGGGTGCGAAAAGAAGCCCTGAACCAAGTGGACGATGGCTGCATCATCAAGGTATTCCCGGACAAGCTGGAGCGCAGCACCACTTCCCTCATCCTGAAAAGCACCAAAACCGCATCCTCCTGCCGCACCATCTTCATGACCTCTGCACTAAAAGAAGAATTGAAGAAGTGGCTGAATCAGCTGGCGACAGACGAGAGAAAAGACCCGACACGCTACCATGACAGTGGGATGCTGTTCCGTCTGCCCAACGGTCTGGCGGTGGAGCCGGTGCTCATCCGCAAAAAGTTCCTCAAGTGGCAGGATGCCCACCCGGAGTTCCCCCGCATTGTCTTTCACGGTTTGCGGCATTCCAGTGCGACTTATCAGCTGATGATCTCCGGCGGCGATGTGAAGGCCGTTCAGGGAACCACTGGACACGCTACGGCAGATATGCTGGTGAACACCTACGCCCATATCCAGCAGTCCTCTCGTGTTGAACTGGGGAAGAAGTTCGAGGAAGGGTTCTATGCTAAGTCCGAAAGCCCCAGCCCACAGGCTGTACCCGCCGCAGGCGAACCGACCATCTCTATGACTGCTCTGCTGGAACTTCTGAAGAACGCAGACCCCGAAGTAAAGGCGCAGCTCCGTCTGGCTCTTCTGACCTGA
- a CDS encoding plasmid recombination protein, with the protein MARNDGIDRTSVRNLAVSDKAVGNTQQHNEREKDSYRNPDIIPQRTAWNIHFKKPTASYTDLFAQLETAGTISTRGLKPDATHYCELVFDVNSAYFDNHGGYEFAKQFYEDAYQAAVQIVGGEQYILSAVMHADEINRAMTEALGREVYHYHLHVVYVPVVEKQILWSKRCKDKALVGTVKETVMQVSRSKKWASKPLLDDAGKPVLQKSGKPVLKKSYSVLQDDFFHYMRNAGYTDVERGERGSTEEHLTVTQFKVQREQERLDTLTAQIDQKEQHLTQTNKTLSKTEKELAAVQKKVTLTKEALIHARDLDYIGKRTFLGNYSLTEEEFSKLKKQADHGYMMDVENRRLKEELSTAKKEAVRWSNKYHDLWYDVKPYLDALHRAPELVCGFLEKILAPKQELTMNVQQRNRRRGQDVEL; encoded by the coding sequence TTGGCAAGAAATGATGGCATTGACCGCACCAGTGTTCGAAATCTCGCCGTTTCGGACAAGGCCGTTGGCAACACCCAGCAGCACAACGAGCGCGAAAAGGACAGCTACCGGAACCCCGACATCATCCCCCAGCGCACTGCATGGAACATCCACTTCAAAAAGCCAACCGCCAGCTACACCGACCTATTCGCCCAACTGGAAACCGCTGGCACGATTTCAACGCGCGGCTTGAAGCCGGATGCCACCCATTACTGCGAGCTTGTCTTTGATGTCAACTCGGCCTACTTTGACAACCACGGCGGCTACGAGTTCGCCAAGCAGTTCTATGAGGATGCCTACCAAGCTGCCGTTCAAATCGTGGGCGGTGAGCAGTATATCCTCTCGGCAGTCATGCACGCCGATGAGATCAACCGTGCCATGACCGAAGCATTAGGCCGTGAAGTCTACCACTATCATCTCCATGTGGTCTATGTGCCTGTGGTGGAAAAGCAGATCCTCTGGTCGAAACGCTGCAAGGACAAGGCACTGGTCGGCACAGTCAAGGAGACCGTCATGCAGGTCAGCCGAAGCAAGAAGTGGGCTTCCAAGCCCCTGCTGGACGATGCCGGAAAGCCTGTCCTGCAAAAGAGCGGCAAGCCAGTCCTGAAGAAGTCGTACAGTGTCCTGCAAGACGATTTCTTCCACTATATGCGCAACGCCGGGTATACGGATGTAGAGCGCGGTGAGCGTGGCAGCACTGAAGAACACCTGACCGTCACCCAGTTCAAAGTCCAGCGGGAGCAGGAGCGACTGGACACTCTGACCGCCCAGATTGACCAGAAAGAGCAGCACCTCACCCAAACCAACAAAACCCTCTCCAAGACCGAAAAGGAACTTGCCGCTGTGCAGAAAAAGGTCACGCTCACAAAAGAAGCCCTCATTCATGCGCGCGATCTGGATTATATTGGTAAGCGCACCTTTCTCGGCAACTATTCGCTGACCGAAGAAGAGTTTTCCAAGCTGAAAAAGCAAGCCGACCACGGCTATATGATGGATGTGGAGAACCGCCGCCTGAAAGAAGAACTTTCCACCGCCAAGAAAGAGGCCGTTCGTTGGAGCAACAAGTACCACGACCTGTGGTACGACGTAAAACCCTATCTGGATGCTCTCCACCGTGCGCCCGAACTGGTGTGCGGCTTTCTGGAAAAGATTCTTGCCCCCAAGCAGGAGCTCACCATGAATGTGCAGCAGCGAAACCGCAGGCGTGGGCAAGATGTAGAACTTTAA
- a CDS encoding ATP-binding protein, with protein sequence MTTLPDIPRLYTALAEWLAVVLYAQSRPPRFARKITLAASGLLAVMLGVFLEVTGEVPIAWWVPCMGIAVGMQYLYLWITREENWLEAAYDCARSFILAEFAASVEWQLHCTIFPQHGGGEPMALFLLLLVYSGLFGVMYGLERKRPHPTGHLDVSNTAALVAVVMAATAFAVSNLNFLNGEVTMSVFYIRTLVDFCGVLILTVEHEQLREEALHKELTAMDSVLHRQYEQYKRSKEGIKLINRRYHELKVQIADIRAERDRAKQDAALARMESGILQYEAENKTGNPVLDTLLTAKSMDCQEKNIRMTSVADGRALGFLTTREICTIVGTALDNAIESCAAEPDPEKRLIRTAVYVQNGFVMFRFENYCAQPVELGADGLPAQSAHGGYDLKSLRSVAQQHGGSMTVHWENRWFTVRVLMPLPKEK encoded by the coding sequence GTGACGACACTGCCGGATATCCCGCGCCTGTACACGGCGCTGGCCGAGTGGCTGGCCGTCGTCCTGTATGCCCAGAGCCGCCCGCCCCGCTTTGCGCGGAAGATCACTCTGGCCGCCAGCGGGCTGCTGGCCGTGATGCTGGGCGTTTTTCTGGAAGTGACCGGCGAGGTGCCCATTGCGTGGTGGGTCCCCTGCATGGGCATCGCAGTGGGAATGCAGTACCTTTATCTCTGGATCACGCGGGAAGAAAACTGGCTGGAAGCAGCCTACGACTGCGCCCGCAGCTTCATTCTGGCCGAATTTGCGGCCAGTGTCGAGTGGCAGCTGCACTGCACCATCTTTCCGCAGCACGGCGGGGGAGAGCCGATGGCGCTGTTCCTGCTGTTGTTGGTCTACAGCGGTCTGTTCGGGGTGATGTATGGGCTGGAGCGCAAGCGCCCACACCCGACCGGGCATCTGGACGTCAGCAATACGGCGGCTCTGGTGGCCGTCGTCATGGCGGCGACGGCCTTTGCCGTGAGCAACCTGAACTTCCTGAACGGGGAAGTGACCATGAGCGTTTTCTACATCCGGACGCTGGTGGATTTCTGCGGCGTTCTGATCCTGACCGTTGAGCACGAGCAGCTGCGGGAAGAGGCGCTCCACAAGGAGCTGACCGCTATGGACAGTGTGCTCCACCGCCAATATGAGCAGTACAAGCGGAGCAAAGAGGGCATCAAGCTCATCAACCGGCGGTATCATGAGCTGAAGGTGCAGATCGCCGACATCCGCGCCGAGCGGGACCGCGCCAAGCAGGACGCGGCGCTGGCCCGGATGGAGTCCGGTATTTTGCAGTATGAGGCCGAGAACAAGACTGGCAACCCGGTGCTGGATACCTTATTGACGGCCAAAAGCATGGACTGTCAGGAGAAGAACATCCGGATGACCAGCGTGGCCGACGGCCGGGCGCTGGGGTTTCTGACCACGCGGGAGATCTGCACCATCGTGGGCACCGCGCTGGACAACGCCATCGAGAGCTGCGCCGCAGAGCCGGACCCCGAAAAACGGCTCATCCGGACGGCGGTCTATGTCCAGAACGGGTTCGTGATGTTCCGCTTCGAGAACTACTGCGCCCAGCCGGTGGAGCTGGGGGCGGACGGTCTGCCCGCGCAGAGCGCCCACGGCGGCTACGATTTGAAGAGCCTGCGTTCGGTGGCGCAGCAGCACGGTGGCAGCATGACCGTCCATTGGGAGAACCGGTGGTTCACGGTGCGGGTGCTGATGCCCCTGCCCAAAGAAAAATGA
- a CDS encoding DUF3592 domain-containing protein — protein MKITRDKMFFSKDLIHTLAYVGMFVAAIISVEACKSGIWVAAILAWIVAGIIIGLAIISDYKKAELLKNGTRIIGKVTATKRVHIKFHMSTYHLADEDVIYPYVVHYQYKVKGETYNGKSQWFWFNPCSPKGAPIKILVDPKNPARSTVLKPES, from the coding sequence ATGAAAATTACACGAGATAAAATGTTTTTTTCAAAAGATCTTATTCATACACTGGCATATGTCGGAATGTTCGTGGCGGCAATTATATCGGTTGAAGCGTGTAAGTCTGGTATTTGGGTGGCTGCGATATTAGCATGGATTGTAGCAGGTATAATTATCGGATTGGCGATTATTTCCGACTATAAAAAGGCAGAACTTTTGAAAAATGGAACAAGAATCATCGGAAAGGTTACAGCAACAAAACGAGTACATATAAAATTTCATATGAGTACCTACCACCTTGCCGATGAAGATGTAATCTATCCATATGTGGTACATTATCAGTATAAAGTTAAAGGTGAAACCTATAATGGAAAGTCGCAGTGGTTTTGGTTCAATCCATGTAGTCCGAAAGGGGCACCAATAAAAATTCTAGTAGACCCAAAGAATCCGGCCCGAAGTACAGTTCTCAAACCAGAAAGCTAA
- a CDS encoding sigma-70 family RNA polymerase sigma factor → MKQTNERLCALAQKGDAAALDSLIDNNKSFIGKVANDLFRSMNLAQSGLNLDTDDLKQAGNLGLWKTVPKFDAARGMKFLTYAAPAIRNAMMDMVRDAFAAFEQRMVTEDKDGICYQRVSLDDVLPGEEQLQRIEAIADPYAMQPQSIMEDQESRRELYDGLKRLTQREQTYLLYRYGFTDGKEHPLIGTAIYFHLTKGRAQKTEEQAMDNLWLELPWWFI, encoded by the coding sequence ATGAAGCAGACGAATGAACGGCTTTGTGCGCTGGCGCAGAAAGGCGATGCCGCAGCACTGGACAGCCTGATCGACAACAACAAGTCCTTTATTGGCAAGGTGGCAAATGACCTTTTCCGCAGCATGAATCTGGCACAGTCCGGCCTGAACCTTGACACGGACGATTTGAAACAGGCGGGCAATCTGGGCTTGTGGAAGACCGTGCCGAAGTTCGATGCAGCGCGTGGCATGAAGTTCCTGACCTACGCGGCTCCGGCCATCCGCAACGCCATGATGGATATGGTTCGGGATGCCTTTGCCGCTTTTGAGCAGCGGATGGTGACAGAGGACAAGGATGGTATCTGTTACCAGCGCGTTTCGCTGGATGATGTTCTGCCGGGAGAGGAACAACTGCAGCGCATCGAAGCCATAGCCGACCCCTACGCCATGCAGCCGCAGAGCATTATGGAGGATCAGGAATCGCGCCGGGAACTGTACGATGGCCTGAAACGGTTGACCCAACGGGAGCAGACCTATCTGCTGTACCGCTATGGCTTTACTGATGGCAAGGAACATCCTTTGATTGGTACGGCGATATATTTCCACCTGACAAAAGGCCGCGCCCAAAAGACCGAGGAACAGGCTATGGATAACCTGTGGCTGGAATTGCCGTGGTGGTTTATCTGA
- a CDS encoding helix-turn-helix domain-containing protein: MDFDRNSMTVPVQSSDYTNKFLQKDSNPTTMEVVTQTNAVKSPTDSPATTKLVYTVEEIARMLAISLRSAYNLCNSTTEFRVLRVGGSIRVPKDSFDAWLYRAA, from the coding sequence ATGGATTTTGACCGTAATTCTATGACCGTCCCTGTGCAATCTTCCGATTATACGAATAAGTTCTTGCAAAAGGACTCGAATCCCACTACAATGGAAGTGGTCACTCAAACCAATGCCGTCAAGTCTCCGACTGACAGCCCGGCAACTACAAAGCTGGTGTACACGGTGGAAGAGATCGCACGAATGCTGGCCATCAGTCTGCGCTCTGCTTACAACCTGTGCAACAGCACCACCGAATTCCGTGTCCTGCGGGTAGGCGGAAGCATCCGTGTGCCGAAGGACAGCTTCGATGCGTGGCTCTACCGGGCAGCTTGA